Proteins encoded within one genomic window of Mesotoga sp. Brook.08.105.5.1:
- a CDS encoding GNAT family N-acetyltransferase, which translates to MNGLRIREVELRDAAGLKDIVVDIGWFKNKGFEEETYLKSIEKMVQWSVEKDDHLILVAEEGDELTGYASVHFMPYLFMGGAEGYVGELFVKTPWRGKGIGGELLRRAVNESKKRGCCRIRLINIRSKESYRRGFYSKPNWQERTDAADFMFRLNESE; encoded by the coding sequence GTGAACGGACTGAGGATAAGAGAAGTTGAACTAAGAGATGCTGCTGGACTCAAGGATATAGTCGTCGATATCGGATGGTTCAAGAACAAGGGTTTTGAAGAGGAAACATACTTGAAGAGCATTGAAAAGATGGTTCAGTGGAGTGTGGAGAAGGACGATCACCTCATTCTCGTTGCAGAAGAGGGAGACGAGTTGACAGGATACGCCAGCGTGCATTTCATGCCTTATCTATTCATGGGAGGCGCCGAAGGTTATGTTGGAGAGTTGTTTGTGAAAACACCCTGGCGGGGAAAGGGCATCGGAGGAGAGCTGCTGAGAAGGGCGGTAAATGAATCCAAGAAGAGAGGCTGCTGCAGGATAAGGCTGATAAACATAAGGTCAAAAGAGTCCTATCGTCGAGGATTCTACTCAAAGCCGAATTGGCAAGAAAGAACCGATGCGGCCGACTTCATGTTCAGATTGAACGAATCGGAATGA
- a CDS encoding PH domain-containing protein encodes MNLKPTRRSFMIRYFIYPYYFFLGIIFYLNFDLSGIDGNNRLFLIAVWIALTVVPGILLAFSRRRFGWFFWPALLNAAGWLIRYVFPEKTYNDLKPLFDNGPVLLFTVAGLLGVIFVEIYRKSFKYEFSDAGVEITHGMFSSNSHMIVARHITNVMLKRNFFELIMGVGHVIPVTSSGMGSGDRGVMGGFTTDAGTQSLRGGAFVGSVSTEKEFVANPANCIYGISKPKDVMEKLKKMVL; translated from the coding sequence ATGAACCTTAAACCAACACGTCGCTCTTTTATGATCAGGTACTTCATCTATCCTTACTATTTCTTTCTAGGAATCATATTCTATCTGAACTTTGACCTGTCGGGCATAGACGGAAACAATCGCCTTTTTCTTATAGCAGTCTGGATAGCCTTGACAGTAGTTCCAGGAATTCTACTGGCGTTCTCCCGAAGGAGATTCGGCTGGTTCTTCTGGCCGGCGCTCTTGAATGCTGCCGGCTGGTTGATAAGGTACGTTTTCCCCGAGAAGACCTACAATGATCTCAAACCGTTGTTCGACAATGGGCCGGTACTTCTTTTCACCGTAGCGGGGCTGCTCGGTGTCATCTTCGTGGAGATTTACAGGAAATCTTTCAAGTACGAGTTCAGCGATGCCGGAGTGGAGATTACCCACGGAATGTTCAGCTCAAACTCTCATATGATTGTCGCCAGACACATTACAAACGTCATGCTAAAGAGAAACTTCTTCGAACTCATAATGGGAGTTGGTCACGTGATTCCTGTAACCTCTTCTGGAATGGGTTCGGGAGATAGAGGGGTAATGGGAGGCTTTACGACCGATGCAGGAACTCAGAGCCTTCGTGGGGGAGCCTTTGTGGGAAGCGTCAGCACTGAGAAAGAGTTTGTTGCAAACCCAGCAAACTGCATATATGGCATATCGAAACCGAAAGATGTGATGGAAAAATTAAAGAAAATGGTTTTATAA
- a CDS encoding UvrD-helicase domain-containing protein has product MDQIVNSDMFVTASAGTGKTYTLVKEYVGVFERAFRLGEQLDVHNVVAITFTNKAAREMKDRVISEFDLRISHGEPGKWKFLRSKLSYAWISTIHSFCERILRECALFAGIDPGFQIINGMRRSSLEEKVVRTYFEENLESIEPLIRLMGLDKAFRLMKDALSRERHSFYLNPSPVECSGRDLGSDAEIIIDGSKAFAESYRAVLSDYEMRTTGSGLLDFDQLLTRTRDLLLKMPDVQQKYSNRFRYIFVDEFQDTDELQNEIIRLLKADGKNNVFFVGDAKQSIYRFRGADVSVFNKTMDTFKRSGAAVKNLRINRRSHPDLVSFQNRFFKRVMRENPEGQFFRSVYGEDVESIPYEIDSSSSRVRIISSDTSDDSIGVAKTIRALLEEEIVFRNKSGECVKRRITPGDIAILLRTFSRVSSYEAALEEMNIPFYTVGSRNFYERPEVTGPLSWLDLLVDPLNDNNLASFLLSPAFGATLDEMLSLRVRQGMSRVPLYFVLQESNDERFGQLKELLDKFGKLKHMLSPSDILQRFVEETEYLAKLATLKSGERMIANVKKLIELAQDLDRMGSSLRELSSNIRAFVDSSDESEATLETEESDSVKILTVHKSKGLEFPIVVIGDMYWKKRNSSKRLFFDEKGFLITKDKPYRDEEGLIGRLARQEEEKELEEEKRTLYVALSRAREMLILSLNGKGDSSRPWSILLSGSLLEPESGEINSFLKEIAEPFSPGEFPSLEDRSSWTEFSLPEITSVMPVADSSYVKYLSPTFITSDYEAEFETASDAGSPDLVKRKANIGLLAHSILEPLGMKSVQGLPLTLKSIIDGGRPVSVDRVSFSDDDLIEVKKVLSGLVQHQIIKEVEDSERVLSEFHFQHGFGKYVLIGIVDKLYLKDGKWRIVDFKYANWSPGFIDKYRFQMRFYLYILRDLLSPVEATLLFLKDGKAEKIVLEDQVSFEAELLQMISRAGGDTNEP; this is encoded by the coding sequence GTGGATCAGATAGTGAATAGCGACATGTTTGTCACGGCTTCTGCCGGTACAGGAAAGACATATACACTGGTTAAGGAGTATGTCGGGGTATTTGAAAGAGCATTCAGGCTTGGCGAGCAGCTTGATGTCCACAACGTGGTTGCTATTACCTTCACGAATAAGGCTGCAAGAGAAATGAAGGACCGTGTAATAAGCGAATTTGATCTCAGGATCTCTCACGGTGAACCGGGGAAGTGGAAGTTCTTGAGAAGCAAGCTCTCATACGCCTGGATCTCCACCATTCACTCTTTCTGCGAAAGGATACTGAGGGAGTGCGCCCTCTTCGCGGGCATAGATCCGGGATTTCAGATTATCAACGGAATGAGGAGATCTTCACTTGAGGAAAAGGTTGTCAGGACTTACTTCGAAGAGAACCTGGAATCTATTGAGCCGCTCATTCGGCTGATGGGACTCGATAAGGCGTTCAGATTGATGAAAGATGCATTGTCGAGGGAGAGGCACTCATTCTATCTTAACCCCTCTCCCGTTGAGTGTTCAGGCAGAGATCTGGGCTCGGATGCCGAAATAATCATCGACGGTTCGAAGGCATTCGCGGAATCTTACAGGGCAGTTCTGTCTGATTACGAAATGAGAACTACGGGTTCCGGCCTCCTGGACTTCGATCAACTCCTGACCAGAACGAGAGATCTTCTGCTGAAAATGCCTGATGTGCAGCAGAAGTACAGCAATCGGTTTAGATACATCTTTGTTGACGAATTTCAGGATACAGATGAGCTTCAAAACGAAATAATCAGACTACTCAAGGCCGATGGCAAAAACAATGTCTTCTTCGTAGGTGACGCCAAGCAATCCATATACCGTTTCAGAGGAGCAGACGTCTCGGTCTTCAACAAGACAATGGATACCTTCAAAAGAAGCGGAGCAGCTGTCAAAAATCTCCGGATCAATAGACGCTCACATCCTGACCTTGTCTCATTCCAGAACAGATTTTTCAAGAGAGTGATGCGAGAGAACCCTGAAGGCCAATTCTTTCGTTCAGTTTATGGGGAAGACGTCGAATCGATCCCTTACGAAATTGACAGCAGCTCCTCAAGAGTGAGAATAATTAGCAGCGACACTTCTGACGACTCAATAGGAGTGGCAAAGACTATAAGGGCGCTTCTCGAAGAGGAAATTGTTTTCAGAAACAAGTCTGGTGAATGCGTGAAGCGTCGAATAACTCCCGGAGACATTGCTATCCTCTTGAGAACATTTTCCAGAGTCTCGAGTTACGAAGCAGCTCTCGAAGAGATGAATATTCCGTTCTACACCGTCGGCAGCAGGAATTTCTACGAACGGCCGGAGGTAACCGGTCCCCTATCCTGGCTTGATCTCCTCGTCGATCCCTTGAATGACAACAATCTCGCGTCATTCTTGCTATCACCGGCCTTTGGAGCTACACTTGATGAAATGCTCTCTCTGAGGGTTAGACAAGGCATGAGTCGTGTTCCGCTGTATTTCGTTCTGCAGGAAAGCAACGATGAAAGATTCGGTCAGTTGAAGGAGCTGCTAGATAAATTTGGGAAGCTCAAACATATGCTCTCCCCGAGCGATATTCTCCAGAGATTTGTTGAAGAAACTGAGTATCTGGCGAAGCTGGCCACACTTAAGTCCGGCGAGAGAATGATTGCCAACGTGAAGAAGCTGATTGAGCTGGCCCAGGACCTTGATAGAATGGGTAGTTCCCTCCGCGAGCTTTCATCAAACATAAGGGCGTTTGTTGATTCAAGTGATGAATCTGAAGCCACTCTCGAGACAGAAGAGTCGGATAGCGTCAAGATACTTACTGTTCACAAGTCGAAGGGATTGGAGTTTCCTATTGTCGTAATTGGCGACATGTACTGGAAAAAAAGAAACTCCAGCAAGCGGCTCTTCTTTGATGAGAAGGGATTTCTCATAACGAAGGATAAGCCCTACAGAGATGAAGAGGGCCTAATTGGACGACTGGCGAGACAGGAAGAGGAAAAGGAACTGGAAGAAGAGAAGCGGACACTTTATGTTGCCTTATCGAGGGCACGAGAAATGCTTATTCTTAGTTTAAACGGAAAAGGAGACTCTTCACGCCCATGGTCAATCTTGCTTTCAGGATCTCTGCTAGAGCCGGAAAGCGGCGAGATAAACAGTTTCTTGAAGGAAATAGCCGAACCGTTCTCTCCGGGGGAATTTCCCTCCCTTGAGGACAGATCCTCCTGGACTGAATTCTCTTTGCCGGAAATCACTTCGGTAATGCCGGTTGCCGACTCTTCTTACGTCAAATATCTCTCGCCGACCTTCATAACTTCTGACTACGAAGCAGAGTTTGAGACTGCATCAGATGCGGGAAGCCCTGACCTCGTGAAGCGAAAGGCAAATATCGGGTTGCTGGCCCACAGCATCTTGGAACCGCTGGGAATGAAAAGTGTTCAAGGACTTCCCCTAACTCTGAAATCGATCATCGATGGAGGAAGACCGGTCTCTGTTGACAGGGTTAGCTTCAGCGACGATGATCTGATTGAAGTGAAGAAAGTTCTCTCCGGACTAGTCCAACATCAAATCATCAAGGAAGTTGAAGATTCTGAAAGAGTGTTAAGCGAATTCCACTTTCAACATGGGTTCGGGAAGTATGTTTTGATCGGAATTGTTGATAAACTATACTTGAAGGACGGAAAGTGGAGGATTGTAGATTTCAAATACGCGAACTGGAGTCCCGGATTCATCGACAAGTACCGATTCCAGATGCGGTTCTACCTCTACATTCTCAGAGATCTCTTGTCCCCCGTTGAAGCTACACTGCTCTTTCTTAAAGACGGAAAGGCAGAGAAGATTGTACTTGAAGATCAAGTGAGCTTCGAGGCGGAACTCCTTCAAATGATCTCAAGAGCTGGAGGCGATACGAATGAACCTTAA
- a CDS encoding PD-(D/E)XK nuclease family protein, with protein MRITLFIGPSASGKTERMLQELEAAHREDPFSYFFVGPSGDHVRYVRESFISRVGTIPASRFLAMDQFAVELFSALNPASIHVGNHLIRMEIGDILDQIGREELADSPVFVDYLLEMVHDVKENGGFGEMFSEDDEVSAILESIYVELQNRLSKKGIFDTFDAYTQIDDCERDLRCGEFGRYLFLDGFHDFSHALKHFFKAVIPAYDEVFITVPQEPGKEFLFSNIDSILETVDEIGENLPELEIRRIFFEKTPPSSGFESFKDSLFSSACGKQACASVDIVVYPDIFAEIEGISRFVKSLLISGYEPGDISVVASDFFAYRKLLSGKLREYGVPCRIEGDEQLYSSLSIRRLILPLETAVLGFPPEKIIAMGDSGYGGEIDSKFLEYVSSMSRIIYERAGLRLSLQKRRLSWQEHLGRLVHHIEARREAIISLAEDELELSAAEELAGIVERIEGDLLPAIEKIFSVLEPFRSLRKRSVGSYREMLIGWEKELSLTDTFDEYQIDLQEQEFAAVRRLFDNTLTDLEKLLKFMGKELISPQEYYRYLMVVLRHDKFPLSRSKANRVEVQSLINSRFSKKKIKLFAGFVDGAYPHVSLNPLYSFTQFGEIKPRDLLLDEEMHQRLNLHISVSSALESVRFTLPESTVDGEPILPSPYLKSVLESSGCEILREGRRAGRRFGYIPELGSSMSESELKIAAARLFRSEAWNELKEFGPLKPLDSVLTQFGRELSWSVEDTGDLGRIVGKVFSFSRLKSYDDCPFSFFLSYVVGLDVSLERIFELTALDEGNIFHSVLRDFFSGKTKDWQSSLSENISRHLMHDSEVVFRFEFERLKEILRDYITERESKKPNFMQGDFVPFAFEKAFGIGDTKPVELQSDFFLRGKIDRLDLDESSRAMYLIDYKRGDSGDEKQLLLYSIVADKLFKEKGYYVAGGVFKTLIGRVVNKSAFRTISSDEEKSWEFANKRKTERIVRESELFEWLRKITEGIYSGRFPPSLIRSSNQCYNCKFAAVKRAITWREGGSDSE; from the coding sequence ATGAGAATCACGCTTTTCATCGGTCCTTCGGCCTCCGGAAAAACGGAAAGAATGCTTCAAGAGCTAGAGGCAGCGCACAGGGAAGACCCGTTTTCCTATTTTTTTGTCGGTCCTTCCGGAGATCATGTCAGATATGTCAGAGAAAGCTTTATTTCAAGAGTTGGAACGATTCCCGCTTCCAGATTTCTTGCGATGGATCAGTTTGCCGTCGAGCTTTTCAGCGCACTTAATCCGGCATCGATCCATGTGGGAAACCATCTGATAAGAATGGAAATTGGGGATATTCTCGATCAAATCGGAAGAGAAGAACTCGCCGATTCGCCGGTATTCGTCGATTATCTGCTTGAAATGGTGCACGACGTAAAGGAAAACGGTGGTTTTGGAGAGATGTTCTCTGAAGACGATGAGGTGTCGGCGATTCTCGAGTCAATCTATGTCGAGCTTCAGAACAGATTATCAAAGAAGGGAATTTTTGACACTTTCGATGCTTACACTCAAATCGATGACTGCGAAAGGGATCTCAGATGCGGGGAGTTCGGCAGGTACTTATTCCTCGACGGGTTCCACGACTTCAGTCACGCCCTTAAGCATTTCTTCAAGGCCGTAATTCCAGCTTATGACGAGGTCTTCATCACCGTTCCCCAAGAGCCCGGAAAGGAGTTCCTGTTCTCGAATATCGATTCGATTCTGGAAACGGTAGATGAAATAGGCGAGAATCTTCCCGAACTTGAGATCAGAAGGATTTTTTTCGAGAAGACTCCTCCTTCCAGTGGATTCGAGAGTTTCAAAGACTCTCTTTTCTCATCCGCATGCGGAAAGCAAGCCTGCGCATCGGTCGATATAGTCGTTTACCCCGATATCTTTGCGGAGATTGAGGGCATATCGAGGTTTGTGAAGTCCTTGCTTATATCGGGGTACGAACCGGGCGACATTTCAGTTGTCGCTTCGGACTTCTTCGCTTACAGAAAACTGCTCTCGGGAAAGCTCCGCGAGTATGGGGTTCCCTGCAGAATTGAAGGTGATGAGCAGCTTTACTCCTCTCTCTCGATCAGAAGGTTGATTCTTCCTCTAGAGACTGCTGTTCTGGGTTTCCCGCCTGAGAAGATCATCGCGATGGGCGACTCAGGTTATGGAGGAGAAATAGATTCGAAATTTCTTGAGTATGTATCTTCAATGTCTAGAATAATATACGAGAGGGCAGGTCTCAGGCTGTCGCTCCAAAAGAGAAGACTCTCGTGGCAAGAACACCTTGGAAGGCTTGTTCATCACATTGAAGCGAGGCGCGAGGCCATAATCTCATTGGCCGAGGATGAGCTTGAACTGAGCGCTGCAGAAGAGCTTGCCGGAATCGTTGAACGTATTGAAGGCGATCTTCTGCCCGCAATTGAGAAGATTTTCAGCGTTCTTGAACCTTTCAGAAGCTTGAGAAAGAGGTCGGTGGGAAGTTATCGTGAAATGTTGATTGGCTGGGAGAAGGAACTCTCACTGACAGATACTTTTGATGAGTATCAGATTGATTTGCAGGAGCAGGAATTCGCGGCAGTTAGAAGGCTCTTCGATAACACTCTTACAGATCTGGAGAAACTCCTCAAGTTCATGGGCAAGGAGCTGATCTCTCCGCAAGAGTACTACCGGTATCTAATGGTTGTGCTCAGGCATGACAAATTCCCTCTTTCGAGGAGCAAAGCAAACAGAGTCGAAGTGCAATCGCTGATAAATTCGCGCTTTTCGAAGAAGAAGATCAAGCTGTTTGCCGGCTTCGTGGACGGCGCATATCCTCATGTCAGTTTGAATCCATTGTACAGTTTCACCCAATTTGGGGAGATCAAGCCCAGGGATCTTCTTCTGGATGAGGAGATGCACCAGAGACTGAATCTCCACATATCAGTAAGTTCGGCACTTGAGTCTGTAAGGTTTACTCTGCCCGAGTCAACGGTTGACGGTGAACCAATTCTTCCATCTCCTTACCTGAAGAGCGTTTTGGAGAGTTCGGGGTGTGAAATCCTCCGGGAAGGGAGAAGGGCCGGCAGAAGATTCGGATATATCCCGGAACTGGGATCATCGATGAGTGAATCAGAGCTGAAGATTGCGGCAGCAAGACTGTTCAGAAGCGAAGCATGGAACGAGCTTAAGGAATTCGGGCCACTGAAACCGCTCGATTCAGTCCTTACCCAGTTTGGAAGGGAGTTGAGCTGGTCTGTCGAAGATACAGGAGACCTAGGCAGGATCGTCGGCAAAGTCTTCTCATTCTCGCGTCTGAAGTCCTACGACGATTGCCCGTTTTCATTCTTTCTTTCCTACGTTGTAGGTCTCGATGTCTCTTTGGAAAGGATTTTTGAGCTAACAGCCCTCGATGAGGGAAACATTTTCCATTCCGTTCTTAGAGATTTCTTTTCCGGAAAGACCAAGGACTGGCAGAGCTCTCTTTCCGAGAATATCTCCAGACACCTGATGCACGATAGCGAGGTAGTCTTTAGGTTTGAATTCGAAAGGCTTAAAGAGATTCTCAGGGACTACATTACTGAAAGAGAATCCAAGAAACCGAACTTCATGCAGGGGGATTTCGTTCCTTTCGCTTTCGAGAAAGCCTTCGGGATTGGAGATACGAAACCGGTAGAACTGCAGTCTGATTTCTTCTTGAGAGGCAAAATCGATCGACTTGATCTCGATGAATCGAGCCGCGCAATGTATCTCATAGACTACAAAAGAGGCGACAGCGGTGACGAAAAGCAGCTTCTCCTGTATTCTATCGTTGCAGACAAACTCTTTAAAGAGAAAGGATACTATGTTGCAGGGGGGGTTTTCAAGACACTGATAGGAAGAGTAGTTAACAAATCTGCCTTTAGAACGATTTCTTCAGACGAAGAGAAGTCCTGGGAGTTTGCGAACAAGAGAAAAACAGAAAGAATCGTTAGGGAGTCTGAGCTTTTTGAATGGCTCCGGAAGATAACCGAAGGAATCTATTCGGGGAGATTTCCACCCTCGTTAATCCGTTCTTCAAACCAGTGCTACAACTGCAAATTCGCTGCTGTCAAGAGAGCGATCACCTGGAGGGAAGGTGGATCAGATAGTGAATAG
- a CDS encoding MFS transporter yields MQIKRDSQFYRFAAYGFLKNLRFFDPFLILFFREMGLSFLQIGTLISVREVATNFLELPTGIIADLYGRRLSMVLSMVSYLSSFIVFYFFPSFYVYMIAMIAFAFGEAFRTGTHKAMILEYLRINGMTDMKVHYYGATRAASQLGSAINALIAAFLVFYSGSYKIVFLASVLPYAANLVNLMLYPKELDGELGTGEKRETIKAFLGIFRNGDALKGVLNSSLYDAFFKVVKEYLQPILKALALGLPIMIAFSAEQRTSVIVGVVYFVIYIATSYASKNAGKLSGKFGNEARALNYTYIFGAVLIIFSGIFQIFALQVLAVLIFFFLFILENFRRPINISYISDNIDHKTMASGLSVESQLKTLLMAIFAPLIGFMADKLGVGLAITIAGAAMLCLFAFVKLNPPKNVKDVESEKA; encoded by the coding sequence TTGCAGATTAAACGAGACAGTCAATTCTACAGATTCGCTGCGTACGGTTTTCTGAAGAACCTTCGTTTCTTTGATCCATTCTTGATACTGTTCTTCAGGGAGATGGGACTTTCCTTTCTCCAGATAGGAACTCTCATTTCCGTGAGAGAGGTGGCCACGAATTTCCTTGAGCTCCCAACTGGAATTATCGCCGACTTGTACGGAAGAAGGTTATCTATGGTGCTGTCGATGGTGTCCTATCTTTCGTCCTTCATTGTCTTTTACTTCTTTCCCAGTTTTTATGTCTATATGATAGCCATGATAGCTTTCGCATTCGGGGAGGCTTTCCGAACCGGAACTCACAAAGCAATGATACTGGAATACTTGAGAATCAATGGGATGACCGACATGAAGGTTCATTATTACGGAGCGACTCGAGCGGCATCACAGTTGGGATCGGCGATCAATGCTTTAATAGCCGCCTTTCTGGTATTCTACTCGGGCAGCTACAAGATAGTATTCCTCGCTTCTGTCCTTCCTTATGCCGCCAATCTCGTCAACCTGATGCTCTATCCCAAGGAACTTGACGGCGAGTTGGGAACCGGAGAAAAAAGAGAAACGATAAAAGCCTTCCTGGGTATTTTTAGGAATGGAGACGCTCTCAAAGGGGTGCTGAATTCCTCTCTTTACGATGCGTTTTTTAAAGTCGTAAAGGAATATCTTCAGCCGATCCTCAAGGCCCTGGCTCTCGGATTACCAATAATGATAGCATTCAGCGCAGAACAGAGGACGTCCGTAATCGTAGGCGTAGTTTACTTCGTTATCTACATTGCCACTAGCTATGCATCCAAAAACGCTGGAAAACTAAGCGGCAAGTTTGGAAATGAAGCGAGAGCGCTAAATTACACCTACATTTTCGGTGCAGTTCTAATCATATTTAGCGGTATTTTTCAGATCTTCGCTTTGCAAGTCTTGGCCGTTCTCATCTTCTTCTTCTTGTTCATCCTTGAGAACTTCAGACGCCCCATCAACATTAGCTATATCAGCGATAACATAGATCATAAAACGATGGCTTCCGGTCTCTCGGTAGAATCACAGTTGAAGACTCTGCTGATGGCGATATTCGCTCCCTTGATTGGCTTCATGGCTGACAAACTGGGAGTGGGGTTGGCAATTACGATAGCCGGAGCAGCTATGCTCTGTCTCTTCGCTTTCGTTAAACTTAACCCTCCCAAAAACGTCAAAGATGTTGAAAGCGAAAAAGCTTAA
- a CDS encoding TRAP transporter large permease subunit — translation MNVIYTPEVWYFLVMLITFVGLAVIKIPISVSLMFSALAGSIAFGEFFPLRHLVEGGFGYIDTILVIGSAMIFMESIKVSGLLNTIAGNMTIALHKKPTFLLVLLTFFIMIAGMITGSSTATVLTTGAIAFPVLKSLGLSKRRAGSIIAMSGIYGMIAPPINLPAMIIGQGVDMPYIGFTTPLLLMTFPLAIVTSLIIGARQVKPVDLEEFRKTREREPIKGFAVYLPLILMVILMVLENVSWGFSLGLPLIFMLSAIVATITGAKGNLLKISISAIQNSLGILSILIGVGMFIQIMTLNGVRGLIVGFLNGLPQGALLAGIALGIPAFGAVSSYGSASVLGVPFLLAFLGNNDIVVCSALSLLAGLGDMVPPTALAGIFAAHVVGEKNYFKIWLSSMPAFFITMIFATITIIYSNAVGRFANSWYFYPVLIAGFVIVAIALLLVDKRKEMPVS, via the coding sequence GTGAATGTCATCTATACGCCTGAAGTCTGGTATTTTTTAGTAATGCTGATAACGTTTGTGGGTCTGGCTGTTATTAAGATCCCTATTTCCGTTTCATTGATGTTCTCCGCGCTGGCGGGCTCGATCGCCTTTGGGGAGTTCTTCCCTCTCAGGCATCTCGTCGAAGGTGGTTTTGGTTACATTGACACCATACTTGTTATTGGTTCTGCTATGATTTTTATGGAGTCAATCAAAGTGTCGGGCCTTCTAAATACAATTGCAGGAAACATGACGATCGCCCTTCACAAGAAACCAACCTTTCTTCTCGTATTGCTCACTTTTTTCATAATGATTGCCGGTATGATAACCGGGTCGTCAACAGCTACAGTTCTTACTACCGGTGCGATTGCCTTCCCGGTGCTGAAGAGTCTCGGATTGAGCAAGCGAAGAGCTGGTTCAATAATCGCAATGAGCGGAATCTATGGCATGATTGCACCTCCGATAAACTTGCCCGCAATGATCATCGGTCAGGGCGTCGACATGCCTTATATTGGATTCACCACCCCTCTTCTTCTGATGACCTTCCCACTGGCAATTGTCACCTCGCTCATTATTGGAGCCCGCCAGGTAAAGCCGGTCGATCTCGAGGAATTCAGGAAAACTAGAGAGAGGGAACCAATCAAGGGCTTTGCAGTCTACTTGCCGCTGATTCTTATGGTAATACTTATGGTTCTGGAAAACGTTAGTTGGGGATTCTCTCTCGGTCTACCCCTGATTTTCATGCTCTCCGCGATAGTAGCGACCATAACGGGAGCAAAGGGCAATCTCCTTAAGATTTCGATATCGGCCATACAGAACTCTCTTGGTATTCTTTCGATACTAATCGGTGTGGGAATGTTTATTCAGATCATGACGCTGAACGGCGTCCGCGGTCTCATTGTGGGCTTCCTGAATGGCCTTCCGCAAGGAGCTCTGTTGGCAGGAATCGCTCTTGGCATTCCGGCATTTGGTGCTGTTTCTTCTTATGGCTCTGCCTCAGTGCTTGGAGTTCCCTTCTTGCTTGCCTTTCTTGGCAACAATGATATCGTCGTCTGTTCGGCTCTCTCTCTGCTCGCCGGCCTTGGAGATATGGTGCCGCCAACTGCCCTTGCCGGCATATTCGCCGCTCATGTGGTCGGAGAGAAGAACTATTTCAAGATCTGGCTGAGCTCGATGCCGGCCTTTTTCATTACGATGATATTCGCTACCATTACTATAATCTACTCAAACGCGGTAGGAAGATTCGCAAACAGCTGGTACTTCTATCCAGTTTTAATAGCTGGTTTTGTAATCGTTGCGATTGCGCTTCTTCTAGTAGATAAGAGAAAGGAGATGCCAGTGTCGTGA
- a CDS encoding succinylglutamate desuccinylase/aspartoacylase family protein: protein MRIKAILIVALFLTSALFGSFFRPDVRPGYGVTDIGWLSDYFSPLRNTNMDTPVYFMDSGIEGPTFLLMGGTHAREISGTTAAIVFIENVTVTKGRVIVLPFSNISAASIPDETGKAPHFIPIESRSGKRFLVYGDRRTDPVDQGIPDPEIFKHAQSDFTLDDGAESRNLNRQYPGVADGNPTQQLAYAIIQLVKTENVDFNLDMHESGTPDSYIDSKGNERSGSSLAYTLVCHPDALEIGAVAIMEIEAFYGVSMKLEESNRAFRGLSHLEIRDATGSLSFLSETPNPGQDSWRDRYDVINDPDYPLSHRAGLQLQIIRSLFGAYEMMIGETIEVENLPSYEEVMQNGIFSYLN, encoded by the coding sequence ATGAGAATAAAAGCAATTTTGATTGTGGCTCTATTTCTAACTTCTGCACTCTTCGGAAGTTTTTTCAGACCGGATGTGCGTCCCGGATACGGTGTCACCGACATCGGTTGGTTATCTGACTATTTCTCTCCGCTGCGAAACACGAATATGGATACTCCCGTGTATTTCATGGACAGCGGCATCGAAGGACCGACCTTTCTTCTAATGGGAGGAACCCATGCTAGAGAGATTTCGGGCACAACCGCAGCGATAGTCTTCATAGAGAATGTTACAGTTACGAAAGGCAGGGTAATCGTACTTCCCTTTTCAAATATCAGCGCGGCTTCAATACCTGACGAGACGGGAAAGGCACCTCATTTTATACCTATTGAAAGCAGGTCCGGCAAAAGGTTCTTGGTGTATGGCGACAGAAGAACCGATCCGGTTGATCAGGGCATTCCTGATCCTGAGATCTTCAAACATGCTCAGTCTGATTTCACTCTCGACGATGGGGCGGAATCCAGGAATTTGAACAGGCAGTATCCGGGAGTTGCAGACGGAAATCCTACTCAGCAGCTTGCCTACGCAATAATCCAGCTCGTGAAAACCGAGAACGTCGATTTCAATCTTGACATGCATGAGAGTGGAACGCCTGACAGCTATATCGACAGCAAAGGAAATGAGCGGTCCGGCAGCAGTCTGGCTTACACACTGGTTTGTCATCCCGATGCTCTTGAAATCGGAGCAGTAGCGATTATGGAAATAGAAGCCTTCTATGGTGTTTCAATGAAGCTCGAAGAATCAAACAGGGCCTTCAGAGGCTTAAGTCACCTTGAAATCCGTGACGCAACTGGTTCGCTTTCATTCCTTTCGGAGACACCAAATCCCGGACAGGATTCATGGAGAGATAGATACGACGTTATCAACGATCCCGACTATCCTTTGAGCCACAGGGCAGGTTTACAGCTTCAGATAATAAGATCTCTTTTTGGTGCTTACGAAATGATGATAGGTGAAACGATTGAAGTCGAAAATCTTCCGTCTTATGAAGAAGTCATGCAAAACGGGATATTCTCTTACTTGAACTGA